ATTTGAGTATGTTGCAGATGCTCAGCCGGAAGTCATTTTTATTCTGGATCGCGAACAAGCCATCGGTCGAAGTGTTGGTAAGGCACAAGAGTTGTTCAACAATCCATTAGTTAACTCTACGCCTGCTGCGAAAAACAACAAGGTTGTCTACATCGACCCTAACGCTTGGTATATCTCAGGCGGCGGTGTGACTGCTACGCAAACCATGATCAGCGATATCGATAAAGCACTGAACTAATCAGATAAATTGCCGAAAGTCTCTGCTGGTAATCCGGCGGAGACTTTTCTCGTTTAGGATTCCTATTAAGCCCATCGTTGTAATGACCATTCAAAAATACATTCTGGCAAGTGCGCTGCTCATTGGATTGGCAGTCTGCTCTCTTGTTCTTGGCGCGGCTTCCGTTTCACTCATGGATCTATTTCGTGGTGATGAGCATGCCTATTCCATCTATGTCGTCAGCCGTGTCCCTAGACTGCTTGCCATTATCCTCGCAGGTGCCGGTTTAAGTGTTGCCGGTCTGATTATGCAGCAGATCGTGCAAAACCGATTTGCGTCTCCATCGACCACGGGCACTATCGACTGCGCACTACTAGGCTATGTGGTTGGGCTTATTTTCCTTGGCGGTGCAAGCCAGTGGTTGCATCTAGGAGCCATCTTCTTCTTTGCCGTAGCGGGTACACTGATTTTTGTACGCTTTTTACAAAGACTGCAATTCAAGAACGCCGTGTTAGTACCGCTCATCGGCATTATGTATGGCAACGTAGTTTCCGCGTTGACCACATTTATTGCTTACAAGTATGACTTAGTTCAGACCATGTCCTCGTGGACGGTAGCGAATTTCGCCAGCGTGTTGCAGGGCAATTACGAGATCCTTTATCTCGCGGTTCCCGCTTGTCTTTTGGCGTATTTCTATGCGCGCCAATTCAGTGCTGCAAGTGTAGGAGAGAGCTTCGCAAAGAATATCGGTCTGGATTACCAAAAGATCGTGTTCATTGGCGTTATCTTGGTGGCAGTAAGCTCATCTACTGTGGTGATGATCGTCGGCGTTATCCCATTCCTTGGTCTTATCGTCCCTAATATTGTGTCGCTATTTATGGGCGACAACATGAAGCGGATATTGCCTTGGACAGCCTACTGGGGCGTTATCTTGGTGCTTGCTTGCGACATCTTAGGTCGTCTCATTATTTTCCCTTACGAAATGCCTATCTCGATGATCATCAGTATTTTCGGTGGTGCGGTGTTTATTTATCTGGTGTTAAGGGAGAAGCGCAATGCGTGATTCGTTAAAAGTCTCTTTGCTCGTCGCTGGGTGTGTGGCCATTATTGCATGGTTTATTGGTCAAGGACTGACGGCGGATAATTATCAGTTTTTCCTATCGCGCCGTATTCCCAAAGTGTTGGCGATTGTCCTAGCCGCAGTAGCAATCTCGGCTTCTTCTTTGGTATTTCAAACCATCACTAACAACCGTATTTTGACGCCTTCTATATTGGGCTTTGATAGCTTGTACCTGATGGTGCAAGTTCTCATGGTGGTTATTCTTGGCAGCACCAGTTTTTGGGTCATACACGCAATGAGTAACTTTTTGCTTTCGACTTGTGTGATGATTGGCTTCTCACTGCTGCTGTTTCATTTCTACTTTAAACGCAAAGACAGCAATGTGTTTACTTTGCTGCTGATTGGTATTGTTTGCGGAAGCCTCTTTAGCAGCGTAACAGGGTTCTTGACCATGCTGGTGGATCCGAATGAGTTTGCCAGTATTCAAAACTCCATGTTCGCGAGCTTCAACAATGTGAATGCCAAGCTGGTGTATTGGAGCCTTATCCCGCTATCGCTCTGCTTAGCTATTTTGTTCTATTACGCCCCTAAGCTTGACGTGCTCTGGTTAGGCACGGATAACGCGACCAGTTTGGGTGTGAATACTCAGCAGCTTACCCAACGGGTGATGATTCTGATCACCATTATGATCGCCATCTCGACTGCGTTGGTTGGCCCCGTTTTGTTCTTTGGACTCATTACAGTGAGCTTAACCCGTGAGATGTTTAGTCATTATCAGCATCGATTCCTAATCATAGCGAGCAGTTTATTAGCGGTATTTTTACTGGTAACGGGTCAGTGGTTTGTCGAAAAAGTACTGGCATTTGAAACGACGATCAGCGTCATTATCAATCTCGTTGGTGGGTCCTACTTCCTGTTCTTATTACTAAGAAACAGAATTAATTAAGAGGTATAACAGTGATTAAGTTAACAGGTCTAAGTAAAAAATACGGCAAAACCTTTGTGGTTCAAGATGCCGATGCGCTGTTTCCGAAGGGAGAGGTCACGTCGATCATTGGTCCCAATGGTGCGGGTAAAAGTACGCTGCTGTCGATGGCGAGCCGCTTGACTGAGAGTGACGCTGGTGAAGTTGTTATCGGTGATAAGCTGCTTGCACAGTGGGATACCAAGGAGCTTGCTAAGCATCTGGCTGTCCTTCGCCAATCGAACAACATCAATATGCGATTTACTATTCGCGAGCTGGTCTCTTTTGGTCGTTTCCCTCACTCTGGTGGACGTTTGACGGCGGAAGATAACGAGATCATTGACCAAGCACTCGGTCATTTAGGAATCGAAGAGATTCAACACAAATACCTTGATCAACTGAGTGGTGGTCAGCGACAAATGGCGTTCATTGCGATGGTCGTCGCTCAGGATACCGATTACGTGTTTCTTGATGAGCCATTAAACAATCTCGATATCAAACACTCCGTGGAAATCATGCACACGCTCCGTCGTTTGGCGCATGATTTCAACAAAGCGGTGGTGATTGTGATCCATGACATTAATTTTGCCTCATGCTACTCGGACAACATCGTGGCGATGAAGAAGGGTAAGGTCATTAAATCAGGTAGTGTCGAGGAAGTTGTTCAGCAAGAGACAATGGAAGCTATCTACGAGATCCCATTCGATATTCGCGAAGTGGATGGGCGCCGTGTGTGTCTCTATTTCAATAGCTAACTCCCTTTTTCAGTGTCTTTTGAAGGAGCCAACGTGGCTCCTTTTTTTATCTGGCCTATTAATGTCCTTATTTTGATGTTTTCTGTATTTATGTTGTTAATGGGCGAGTGAGTTCTTACTCCATAATGCGGCCCATGTTAAAGATTAATGAGGACACAATATGAAAACGAAACCGTCTTTATGGCTGATGGTTGTCATGCTGATGTTTCCGCAGATAGTGGAAACCATTTATAGCCCAGCATTGGGTTCAATCGCACAATCATTTGCTGTTAGTTACGCACAAGCCGCACAAACTCTATCGATATACTTTTCGGCTTTCGCAGTTGGCGTTGTCGTTTGGGGAGTATTAGCCGATAAGTGGGGGCGACGCCCGACAATGCTATTGGGTTTGTTTATCTATGGCGGAGCAGCACTTGTTGCTATGAAAGCCGATAACTTCACCACTGTGATGTTAGCCAGGGCTGTCAGTGCATTCGGTATTGCGGTCGGCTCTGTGGTAACTCAAACCATGCTGCGCGATGTTTTTCGTGGCGAAGAGTTAGCCAAAGTATTTAGTCTAATGGGGATGGGTATTTCCATCAGC
This is a stretch of genomic DNA from Vibrio maritimus. It encodes these proteins:
- a CDS encoding ABC transporter ATP-binding protein, which encodes MIKLTGLSKKYGKTFVVQDADALFPKGEVTSIIGPNGAGKSTLLSMASRLTESDAGEVVIGDKLLAQWDTKELAKHLAVLRQSNNINMRFTIRELVSFGRFPHSGGRLTAEDNEIIDQALGHLGIEEIQHKYLDQLSGGQRQMAFIAMVVAQDTDYVFLDEPLNNLDIKHSVEIMHTLRRLAHDFNKAVVIVIHDINFASCYSDNIVAMKKGKVIKSGSVEEVVQQETMEAIYEIPFDIREVDGRRVCLYFNS
- a CDS encoding iron chelate uptake ABC transporter family permease subunit, with the protein product MRDSLKVSLLVAGCVAIIAWFIGQGLTADNYQFFLSRRIPKVLAIVLAAVAISASSLVFQTITNNRILTPSILGFDSLYLMVQVLMVVILGSTSFWVIHAMSNFLLSTCVMIGFSLLLFHFYFKRKDSNVFTLLLIGIVCGSLFSSVTGFLTMLVDPNEFASIQNSMFASFNNVNAKLVYWSLIPLSLCLAILFYYAPKLDVLWLGTDNATSLGVNTQQLTQRVMILITIMIAISTALVGPVLFFGLITVSLTREMFSHYQHRFLIIASSLLAVFLLVTGQWFVEKVLAFETTISVIINLVGGSYFLFLLLRNRIN
- a CDS encoding ABC transporter permease, with protein sequence MTIQKYILASALLIGLAVCSLVLGAASVSLMDLFRGDEHAYSIYVVSRVPRLLAIILAGAGLSVAGLIMQQIVQNRFASPSTTGTIDCALLGYVVGLIFLGGASQWLHLGAIFFFAVAGTLIFVRFLQRLQFKNAVLVPLIGIMYGNVVSALTTFIAYKYDLVQTMSSWTVANFASVLQGNYEILYLAVPACLLAYFYARQFSAASVGESFAKNIGLDYQKIVFIGVILVAVSSSTVVMIVGVIPFLGLIVPNIVSLFMGDNMKRILPWTAYWGVILVLACDILGRLIIFPYEMPISMIISIFGGAVFIYLVLREKRNA